The following proteins are encoded in a genomic region of Apteryx mantelli isolate bAptMan1 chromosome 37, bAptMan1.hap1, whole genome shotgun sequence:
- the FAU gene encoding LOW QUALITY PROTEIN: ubiquitin-like FUBI-ribosomal protein eS30 fusion protein (The sequence of the model RefSeq protein was modified relative to this genomic sequence to represent the inferred CDS: inserted 2 bases in 2 codons): MQLFVPRAENLHALEVSGDETVAQIKVRVALGVGLEGIAPRDQVLLFGGXPLEDDAVLGQSNVAEFSTLEVAARVLGGKVHGSLARAGKVRGQTPKVAKQEKKKKKTGRAKRRMQYNRRFVNIVXGFGKKKGPNANS; this comes from the exons ATGCAGCTCTTCGTCCCGCGCGCAGAAAACCTGCACGCCCTCGAGGTCTCCGGCGATGAGACCGTCGCCCAGATCAAGGTGAGGGTCGCTCTCGGGGTGGGATTAGAA GGCATCGCCCCCCGCGACCAGGTGCTGCTCTTCGGCG GCCCCCTTGAGGACGACGCCGTGCTGGGGCAGAGCAACGTCGCTGAGTTCTCCACCTTGGAGGTGGCCGCCCGCGTGCTGGGG GGTAAAGTCCACGGCTCCCTGGCCCGCGCCGGCAAAGTGAGGGGTCAGACCCCCAAG GTGGCCAagcaggagaagaagaagaagaagacggGCCGGGCCAAGCGGCGTATGCAGTACAACCGCCGCTTCGTCAACATTG CGGGCTTCGGCAAGAAGAAGGGCCCCAACGCCAACTCCTAA
- the TM7SF2 gene encoding LOW QUALITY PROTEIN: delta(14)-sterol reductase TM7SF2 (The sequence of the model RefSeq protein was modified relative to this genomic sequence to represent the inferred CDS: deleted 1 base in 1 codon) — protein MGVTGTGGYRGGSLTFPPTPPALGFAIFRGAKAQKSLFSRDPQDPRVAGLPTVPTATGRLLLAGGWWGLVRRPDDLGDLLMALAWSLPCGLSHPLPYAPLAAGAALLGLRAARDERRCRRQFGLAWEQYCRRVPYRLVPYVY, from the exons ATGGGGGTAACGGG TACCGGGGGGTACCGGGGGGGGTCCCtcaccttcccccccaccccaccagctCTCGGCTTTGCGATCTTCCGCGGCGCCAAGGCCCAGAAGAGCCTCTTCAGCCgcgac ccccaggacccccgcgTGGCCg GGCTCCCCACGGTGCCCACGGCCACGGGCCGCCTGCTCCTGGCCGGGGGCTGGTGGGGCCTCGTGCGGCGCCCGGACGACCTGGGCGACCTGCTCATGGCGCTGGCCTGGTCCCTGCCCTGCG GCCTGAGCCACCCGCTGCCCTACGCGCCgctggcggccggggcggcgctgctggggctgcgggcggcgcgggACGAGCGCCGCTGCCGGCGCCAGTTCGGCCTCGCCTGGGAGCAGTACTGCCGCCGCGTGCCCTACCGCCTCGTGCCCTACGTCTACTGA
- the LOC106485369 gene encoding pre-mRNA-processing factor 39-like gives MRGDCVGPRDKMAAEGPEAPASPGRGGAEGTLGPGEDGGTDPPAPVAEPLPPAPAAEGTGDADPDPPPLPPPPPSSPPLPPPQGCNGATSPGPEEPPAAPEEPPAPREREPAPPPLPPAEPAPADPPDFERFWRAARDNPHDFTAWTELLQYVEQENHIFAARKAFDAFFAHYPYCYGYWKKYADMERRFDFGKETEEVFERGLQSIPLSMDLWIHYISYLQSTLDMNLPESIQKIRGVFESAVAAAGMDFRSDKLWELYVEWEREQGDLRAITGIYDRVLSMPTQLYNHHWEKFKEHVMHNPPKDILSPEELLWVQSKLATETVPKPTEPEATEAPPGEDLPPGVETKPDAADDGQEDLDQEKIRELVISMRQQIYTQNEAEVSKRWNFEEGIKRPYFHVKPLERAQLKNWRDYLDYEMAAGSHERTIVLFERCVIACALYEEFWVKYTRYLENHTVAGARSVFQRACGYHLPRKPNIHLLWAAFEEKQGNLEEARRILRCFEEVVPGLAMVRLRRVSLERRQGNLEEAEALLQEAMRANEGLPLASFYAIKLARQVFKVQKNLIKARKVLVEALEKDPENARLYANLLEMEFSADVRQNEGNTMSCFERALSSGLPDETKIVFSQRRVEFLEDFGSSIHSLLTAYDEHQKFLKHHATRKRAPENGADEPDDKRLRPDDAGGLLGPMNLAMGGDMSNPAAYNYWYQQNYGAYSYQTPWNYSQYYSQS, from the exons CCCCCGTGGCCGAAccgctgcccccggcgcccgccgcggagGGGACCGGCGACGCCGACCCCgacccgccgccgctgccaccgccgccaccgtcgtcgccgccgctgccgccgccgcagggCTGCAACGGGGCGACGAGCCCCGGCCCCGaggagccgccggccgcccccgagGAGCCGCCGGCCCCCCGGGAGCGCGAgcctgccccgccgccgctgccccccgccgagCCCGCCCCCGCCGACCCCCCCGACTTCGAGCGCTTCTGGCGGGCCGCCCGCGACAACCCCCACGACTTCACCGCCTGGACCGAGCTCCTGCAGTACGTGGAGCAAGag AACCACATCTTCGCCGCCCGCAAGGCTTTCGACGCCTTCTTCGCCCACTACCCCTACTGCTACGGCTACTGGAAGAAGTACGCCGACATGGAGCGCCGCTTCGACTTCGGCAAGGAGACCGAGGAG GTGTTCGAGCGCGGGCTGCAGTCCATCCCCCTCAGCATGGACCTGTGGATCCACTACATCTCCTACCTCCAGTCCACCCTGGACATGAACCTCCCCGAATCCATCCAGAAGATCCGCGG CGTCTTCGAGTCGGCCGTGGCGGCGGCCGGCATGGATTTCCGCTCCGACAAGCTCTGGGAGCTCTACGTCGAGTGGGAGCGGGAGCAGGGCGACCTCCGGGCCATCACCGGCATCTACGACCGGGTGCTCTCCATGCCCACCCAGCTCTAcaaccaccactgggaaaa GTTCAAGGAACACGTGATGCACAACCCCCCCAAGGACATCCTGTCCCCCGAGGAGCTACTGTGGGTCCAGTCCAAGCTGGCCACCGAAACGGTGCCGAAGCCAACGGAGCCGGAAGCGACGGAGGCTCCGCCGGGAGAGGACCTGCCTCCCGGCGTGGAGACGAAGCCGGACGCGGCCGACGACGGCCAG GAGGATTTAGACCAGGAGAAGATCCGCGAGCTGGTGATCTCCATGCGGCAGCAGATTTACACCCAGAACGAGGCGGAAGTCAGCAAACGCTGGAATTTCGAGGAAGGG ATCAAGAGGCCGTACTTCCACGTGAAGCCTCTGGAGCGAGCCCAGCTGAAGAACTGGCGCGACTACCTGGACTACGAGATGGCCGCCGGCTCCCACGAGCGCACCATCGTCCTCTTCGAGCGCTGCGTCATCGCCTGCGCCCTCTACGAGGAGTTCTGGGTCAAG TACACCAGGTACCTGGAGAACCACACCGTGGCGGGGGCTAGGAGCGTCTTCCAGCGAGCCTGCGGCTACCACCTGCCCCGGAAACCCAATATCCACCTCCTCTGGGCGGCTTTCGAAGAGAAAcaag GGAACCTGGAGGAGGCGCGCCGCATCCTGCGCTGCTTCGAGGAGGTGGTGCCGGGGCTGGCCATGGTGCGGCTGCGCCGCGTCAGCCTCGAGCGGCGCCAGGGCAACCTGGAGGAGGCCGAGGCGCTGCTGCAGGAGGCCATGCGCGCCAACGAGGGGCTGCCCCTCGCCTCCTTCTACGCCATCAAGCTGGCCCGCCAGGTCTTCAAGGTGCAGAAGAACCTCATCAAAGCCCGCAAGGTCCTCGTGGAGGCACTGGAGAAAGACCCG GAGAACGCCCGGCTCTACGCCAACCTGCTGGAGATGGAGTTCAGCGCCGACGTGCGGCAGAACGAGGGCAACACCATGAGCTGCTTCGAGCGGGCGCTGAGCAGCGGGCTGCCCGACGAGACCAAGATCGTCTTCTCGCAGCGCCGCGTCGAGTTCCTCGAGGATTTCGGCTCCAGCATTCACAG CCTCCTGACGGCTTACGACGAGCACCAGAAATTCCTCAAGCACCATGCCACACGCAAGAGGGCTCCCGAAAACGG CGCCGACGAGCCCGACgacaagaggctgcggcctgacGACGCCGGCGGCCTCCTGGGCCCCATGAACTTGGCCATGGGGGGCGACATGAGCAACCCGGCGGCGTATAATTACTGGTACCAG CAAAACTACGGCGCTTACAGCTACCAGACGCCGTGGAATTACAGCCAATATTACTCGCAGAGCTGA
- the ZNHIT2 gene encoding LOW QUALITY PROTEIN: zinc finger HIT domain-containing protein 2 (The sequence of the model RefSeq protein was modified relative to this genomic sequence to represent the inferred CDS: deleted 4 bases in 4 codons), which produces MAATAEEPCGLCGAAAAPYTCPRCNRRLCSLPCYRGHGGCAEALYRQQVLQALEAERGDPPPGRARLDAALRRLRRLGEAEDEAAPLGHGLWERLSPQERAAFQRLVDTGDVAALVLPWRPWWWRGAARRGWWRRWGSLWEEEEKRRRRKSEGPAPPAAVPPLRSLAAGPTSPLLHFQLPNALCGYAFALALHNGDDRCCPRCPPPPSDVSGALGARQVFRSTAEALQAALGAVAACGYPQCPLGDAGAVLAVAQLLRGERPGATATALSHLARLLGRAGSWCRREERGRFYGAKKKCEFLLAWSCENRQALSSLAAEAQAEYERHRRALSEVSAVSRQLERMWGGKRPPEKKPLVEELD; this is translated from the exons ATGGCGGCGACGGCGGAGGAGCCGTGCGGCCtgtgcggcgccgcggcggctccttaCACCTGCCCGCGCTGCAACCGCcgcctctgctccctgccctgctaCCGGGGCCACGGCGGCTGCGCCGAGGCCTTATACCGGCAGCAGGTCCTGCAGGCC CTGGAGGCCGAGCGCGGCGACCCCCCTCCGGGCCGGGCCCGCCTGGACGCCGCCCTGAGGCGGCTGCGGCGGCTAGGCGAGGCCGAGGATGAGGCGGCGCCGCTAGGCCACGGCCTCTGGGAGCGCCTCAGCCCGCAGGAACGGGCCGCTTTCCAGCGCCTCGTGGACACGGGGGACGTGGCCGCCTTGGTGCTGCCCTGGAGACCGTGGTGGTGGCGCGGAGCCGCCCGGAGAGGCTGGTGGAGGAGGTGGGGGAgcctctgggaggaggaggagaagaggaggaggaggaagagtgaaggccccgcgccgcccgctgccGTGCCCCCGCTGCGCTCCCTG GCCGCCGGCCCCACCTCGCCCCTGCTGCACTTCCAGCTGCCCAACGCACTCTGCGGCTACGCCTTCGCCCTGGCCCTGCACAACGGCGACGACCGCTGCTGCCCGAggtgcccgccgccgccctccgacGTCTCGGGGGCCCTGGGGGCCCGGCAGGTTTTTCGG TCCACCGCCGAGGCCCTGCAGGCCGCCCTGGGCGCCGTCGCCGCTTGCGGCTACCCGCAGTGTCCCCTGGGCGATGCCGGGGCT GTGCTGGCGGTGGCGCAGCTGCTGCGGGGTGAGCGGCCGGGTGCCACCGCCACGGCTCTGTCCCACCTCGCCCGGCtgctgggcagggcaggaagctggTGCCGAAGGGAGGAGCGGGGCCGGTTTTACGGGGCCAAGAAGAAGTGCGAGTTCCTGCTCGCCTGGAGCTGCGAGAACCGCCAGGCTCTGAGCTCGCTGGCCGCCGAGGCGCAGGCCGAGTACGAGAGGCACCGGCGGGCCCTGAGCGAGGTGAGCGCCGTCAGCCGTCAGCTGGAGAGGATGTGGGGCGGCAAAAGGCCGCCGGAAAAGAAGCCGCTCGTCGAGGAATTGGACTGA
- the MRPL49 gene encoding large ribosomal subunit protein mL49 has translation MEPRSAAERSALRMRALLYTAAAAAGGVPRGARWRRWWWWRRRGRWAGGWRGSAGRGGDGWCRASQGPPPSPRTPPGPPPRAPPEPGYPGVVESTAEYAFVERLLPPTRVPDPPKHPSYPTPSGWSPPRDPPPALPYFVRRSRMHNVPVYRDLTHGNRKMTVIRKIEGDIWALEGSSRPSWGGARGREPLTQVNELTGTLRIKGYFDGEVKAWLLEKGF, from the exons ATGGAGCCGCGAAGCGCCGCGGAGAGGTcggcactgcgcatgcgcgcgctcTTAtacaccgccgccgccgccgccgggg GGGTGCCTCGCGGCGCAAGATGGCGGcgctggtggtggtggcggcgtcGGGGGCGCTGGGCCGGCGGCTGGCGGGGCtcggccgggcgggggggcgaCGGCTGGTGCAG agcttcccaggggccccccccgtccccgaggacccccccaggaccccctccGAGGGCCCCCCCCGAGCCCGGCTACCCCGGCGTGGTGGAGTCCACAGCTGAATACGCCTTCGTGGAGCGCCTGCTGCCCCCCACCCGCGTCCCCGACCCCCCGAAACACCCCTCGTACCCCACGCCCTCGGGCTGGAGCCCCCCACGAg acccgccgcccgccctgcccTACTTCGTGCGCCGCTCCCGCATGCACAACGTCCCCGTCTACCGCGACCTCACCCACGGCAACCGGAAGATGACGGTCATCCGGAAAATCGAGGGGGATATTTGG GCGCTGGAGGggagctcaaggccttcctgGGGCGGCGCGCGAGGGCGCGAGCCCCTGACGCAAGTCAACGAACTCACCGGCACCCTCCGCATCAAGGGCTACTTCGACGGCGAGGTGAAAGCGTGGCTGCTGGAGAAAGGCTTTTGA